One segment of Rubripirellula amarantea DNA contains the following:
- a CDS encoding AAA family ATPase, with the protein MLREFADHQRTMRSELAKVIVGQSDTIEQLLAAIFTRGHVLLEGVPGLAKTLMVSTLADILDVQFRRVQFTPDLMPSDITGTQVLEEDEAGKRSFRFVEGPIFTNILLADEINRTPPKTQAALLEAMQERQVTVGRETMELPSPFFTIATQNPIEQEGTYPLPEAQLDRFMFNVKVDYPSAEEEEQILTATTRGEKPTVNKVLSARAILNVQKLVGSVAVNPFVIRYVSKLVRATRPSDESSPAYIRELVDFGAGPRAGQNLIAGAKAIAAMDGRFSIDPDDVRRVAKPVLRHRIGTNFQAQAEGMSTDDIIDKLLAEIKPPEPDKMKPKAGA; encoded by the coding sequence GTGCTTCGTGAGTTCGCTGACCATCAACGGACCATGCGATCGGAACTCGCAAAAGTCATTGTTGGGCAGAGTGACACGATCGAACAGTTGTTGGCCGCAATTTTCACTCGTGGTCATGTGCTTCTTGAAGGCGTGCCCGGCCTGGCTAAGACGCTAATGGTAAGCACCTTGGCCGATATTTTGGATGTTCAGTTCCGTCGTGTGCAATTTACTCCAGATTTGATGCCATCGGATATCACGGGCACTCAGGTTCTTGAAGAAGACGAAGCGGGCAAACGCAGTTTCCGGTTCGTCGAAGGCCCCATCTTCACCAACATTTTGTTGGCTGACGAAATCAACCGCACGCCGCCGAAGACGCAAGCGGCGTTACTTGAGGCGATGCAGGAACGGCAAGTCACCGTGGGGCGGGAAACGATGGAATTGCCGTCACCATTCTTCACTATTGCGACGCAAAACCCGATCGAACAAGAAGGCACCTATCCATTGCCGGAAGCGCAGCTCGACCGGTTTATGTTCAACGTCAAGGTTGATTACCCATCGGCCGAGGAAGAAGAGCAAATCTTGACCGCGACAACGCGGGGCGAGAAACCGACGGTCAACAAAGTGCTTTCGGCTCGGGCAATTTTGAACGTGCAAAAGTTGGTTGGCAGCGTCGCGGTGAACCCGTTTGTGATTCGATATGTTTCCAAGCTCGTGCGTGCGACAAGGCCTTCCGATGAATCATCGCCGGCTTATATCCGTGAACTTGTCGACTTCGGTGCCGGGCCGCGTGCGGGTCAAAACTTGATTGCGGGAGCGAAAGCGATCGCGGCGATGGATGGTCGGTTCAGTATTGATCCTGATGATGTACGTCGCGTTGCCAAGCCCGTCCTTCGCCACCGCATCGGCACAAACTTCCAAGCTCAAGCCGAAGGCATGAGCACGGACGACATCATCGACAAGTTGCTTGCCGAGATTAAACCGCCGGAACCCGACAAGATGAAGCCAAAGGCGGGGGCGTAG
- the rpmG gene encoding 50S ribosomal protein L33 has protein sequence MAKSKKKAETIFLVCEETGDYNYSYRRKPGGEKLRLMKYSPRLRKRTWHNEKKK, from the coding sequence ATGGCCAAGAGCAAAAAGAAAGCCGAAACGATCTTCCTCGTTTGTGAAGAAACCGGCGACTACAACTACTCCTACCGACGTAAACCCGGTGGCGAAAAGCTTCGTTTGATGAAGTACTCACCACGGCTGCGCAAGCGCACCTGGCACAACGAGAAGAAGAAGTAG
- a CDS encoding alpha/beta hydrolase: protein MPQVDTRQIGPLNCIVVDGADSDDKSHAEILVVLCHGYGASLRDLAPLAGEWLSMLGDNGSKFRFVFPDAPHSLAELGMPDAKAWWPINMARLTELIQASQFDELHDQTPPGIDEARQALQETIAAAVRELDCPSPKLVLGGFSQGAMLTMDTALRGDIPTPQWLLLFSGTLVCQPAWKATIPTRLAKSKVFQAHGTVDPILPFSSAEALRDLMKSEGADVQFHSFVGPHTIDGISIEKVATILASLAAN, encoded by the coding sequence ATGCCACAAGTTGACACTCGCCAAATCGGTCCCCTGAACTGCATCGTGGTGGACGGCGCGGACTCGGATGACAAATCCCACGCCGAGATCCTGGTCGTGCTTTGCCATGGCTACGGTGCATCGCTTCGCGATCTTGCCCCGTTGGCAGGCGAATGGTTGTCGATGCTGGGGGATAACGGCAGCAAATTTCGATTCGTCTTCCCGGATGCTCCTCATTCATTGGCCGAGTTGGGCATGCCTGATGCCAAGGCATGGTGGCCGATTAACATGGCTCGCTTGACCGAGCTTATCCAGGCATCTCAGTTCGATGAGCTTCATGACCAGACACCACCGGGCATTGATGAAGCTCGCCAGGCTTTGCAGGAAACGATTGCTGCTGCGGTCCGTGAATTAGATTGCCCTTCACCCAAACTCGTGCTGGGCGGTTTTTCGCAGGGTGCGATGCTGACCATGGACACCGCTTTGCGCGGTGACATCCCAACACCGCAATGGCTACTTCTGTTTTCCGGGACGCTTGTTTGCCAACCCGCGTGGAAAGCGACGATTCCGACACGACTGGCAAAGTCGAAAGTATTCCAGGCTCACGGCACCGTAGACCCTATCCTGCCTTTTTCAAGCGCTGAAGCACTTCGAGATCTCATGAAGTCCGAAGGCGCCGACGTGCAATTTCACTCGTTTGTTGGACCTCATACGATCGACGGAATTTCGATCGAGAAAGTCGCAACGATCTTGGCTTCCTTAGCCGCGAACTAG
- a CDS encoding DUF4159 domain-containing protein: MMNLLQSFARKRQVVRSRMTHCAYFSGIDYPSDCGRQQAVQRLGALFAVIFAVYAACLPQTAIADIDAATVQRSIDRGVAYLRKIQNESGGWEEATGQSCGRSALCTLALINCGVDRQDPDLARAMRYLRTFEPEQTYSVALQTLVYCQMGAAGDLPRIRRNVQWLVETQLEEGGRPGIDPGSWTYDRNRGSGDPSNSQFAILALGAAADRGIQVDPKTFETALKYWSERQTPSGGWFYRRNQSISGSMTCAGISSLIIARGRLGGSSSQINGNTIRCCGNILSEADPVEMGLGWLAKNFTVQTNPGSNKQTHYYYLYALERVGRLSGRRFIGGHDWYREGAELIVSLQDNFQGNWLSTGPLEPTDVATSFALLFLSKGKRQVVAGRLRYANAQPTDLDKTWQRHPDGLRQLVHRVESDWGRDLTWQTIESENATLADLLQTPVLVISGNRPLAFSAYLVEQLSGYIEQGGTILFEADAGDGCGPSGPFARSVQELCGRLVEGGSLERLPPAHPVWFAQTKVDPTAISDDFWMYGVQACCRTSIFFSPRSLSCRWELGDVITRRKETSPSVQQQVETALGIGENVIAYATGRELKDKLDQRFVIRGGEVPKPNRGATQLASLAIDAGGQEARRALPNAVSLIDARVPISISSPPKPVDFDSEQLQNVGVLWLHGRTDFTLDANQRAVLKEYIENGGVILAASVCGADEFATAFRRELKTLLPESPLEIVSSDHPIIRVPGGFDLGRVTIRTPSARGDSVAKRSGIPRLEVAQVNRVDAVFFSPLDLSCALESPNSIQCPGYDTEDSAKIVANLLLLVHQQ; encoded by the coding sequence ATGATGAATTTGTTACAGTCCTTTGCGAGGAAGCGGCAAGTTGTGCGATCAAGAATGACGCATTGCGCATATTTCAGTGGAATTGATTATCCGAGCGATTGCGGACGACAACAAGCCGTGCAACGCCTAGGCGCTTTGTTTGCGGTCATCTTCGCAGTCTACGCCGCGTGTCTTCCCCAAACTGCCATCGCTGACATCGATGCCGCCACCGTGCAACGATCAATCGATCGCGGGGTTGCCTATCTTCGCAAGATTCAAAACGAATCGGGGGGCTGGGAAGAGGCTACGGGACAATCTTGTGGTCGATCGGCACTCTGCACGCTCGCGTTGATCAATTGTGGCGTCGATCGTCAGGATCCTGATCTGGCCCGCGCGATGCGTTACCTACGGACGTTCGAACCCGAACAAACCTATTCGGTAGCTCTCCAAACATTGGTTTACTGCCAAATGGGAGCGGCCGGTGACTTGCCACGCATCCGAAGAAACGTCCAATGGCTCGTTGAAACCCAACTTGAAGAAGGGGGGCGACCGGGCATCGATCCCGGATCTTGGACCTACGACCGGAACCGGGGCAGCGGCGACCCTTCGAACTCGCAGTTTGCAATCCTGGCACTCGGTGCGGCAGCAGACCGAGGAATCCAGGTTGACCCGAAGACCTTTGAAACGGCGTTGAAATACTGGTCCGAGCGACAAACGCCCAGCGGCGGTTGGTTCTATCGGCGAAACCAATCAATCTCTGGCAGCATGACCTGCGCGGGCATTTCGTCCCTCATCATTGCTCGCGGTCGGCTCGGCGGATCAAGCTCTCAGATCAACGGCAACACCATTCGCTGCTGCGGAAACATCCTAAGCGAGGCCGATCCCGTGGAAATGGGGCTTGGATGGCTAGCTAAGAACTTCACGGTGCAAACGAACCCAGGCAGCAACAAGCAGACACATTACTACTACCTTTACGCGCTTGAACGGGTTGGCCGACTTTCGGGACGTCGCTTTATCGGCGGGCACGATTGGTATCGCGAAGGCGCAGAGCTCATTGTCAGCTTACAAGACAATTTCCAGGGCAACTGGCTGTCCACCGGGCCACTGGAACCGACCGACGTGGCCACATCGTTTGCGTTGCTGTTCTTAAGCAAAGGCAAACGCCAAGTTGTTGCGGGACGCCTGCGTTACGCCAATGCCCAACCGACCGATCTGGACAAAACGTGGCAACGACACCCCGATGGTCTTCGCCAACTGGTACATCGTGTCGAAAGCGATTGGGGCCGTGATCTGACTTGGCAAACTATCGAGAGCGAGAACGCGACGCTCGCGGATTTGCTGCAAACCCCGGTGCTAGTTATCAGCGGCAATCGTCCGCTGGCGTTCTCGGCCTACCTCGTTGAACAACTTTCGGGCTATATCGAACAGGGCGGAACGATTCTGTTTGAAGCCGATGCCGGGGACGGTTGCGGACCGTCTGGTCCCTTCGCCAGAAGCGTTCAAGAGCTGTGTGGTCGGCTCGTTGAAGGAGGTTCACTTGAACGCCTTCCGCCCGCGCATCCGGTTTGGTTTGCGCAAACGAAGGTTGATCCCACGGCGATCAGCGACGACTTTTGGATGTACGGCGTACAAGCGTGTTGTCGTACGAGCATCTTCTTTAGCCCGCGAAGTTTATCGTGCCGATGGGAACTTGGTGACGTGATCACTCGTCGCAAAGAAACTTCGCCATCGGTGCAACAGCAGGTGGAAACGGCATTGGGGATTGGCGAGAACGTCATCGCTTACGCGACCGGACGTGAATTGAAGGACAAGCTCGACCAACGATTTGTCATCCGCGGCGGCGAAGTCCCCAAGCCCAACCGTGGTGCAACGCAGTTGGCTTCGCTTGCGATCGATGCGGGTGGGCAAGAGGCTCGGCGAGCATTGCCCAATGCGGTTTCACTGATTGACGCCCGGGTGCCGATTTCGATCTCGTCGCCGCCCAAACCTGTGGACTTTGATTCTGAACAATTGCAAAACGTTGGCGTGCTGTGGCTTCACGGCCGAACCGACTTCACGCTCGACGCGAATCAACGTGCGGTCTTGAAGGAATACATCGAGAACGGAGGCGTGATCTTGGCTGCTTCAGTTTGCGGTGCGGACGAGTTTGCGACGGCGTTTCGACGCGAGTTGAAAACCCTGCTTCCAGAAAGTCCCCTGGAAATCGTGTCATCCGACCATCCCATCATTCGCGTCCCTGGCGGATTTGACTTGGGCCGAGTGACCATCCGAACACCCTCGGCACGAGGCGATTCCGTGGCGAAACGGTCGGGAATCCCACGTTTGGAAGTGGCTCAAGTGAACCGGGTGGACGCCGTCTTTTTCTCGCCGCTGGACCTTAGTTGCGCTCTGGAGAGCCCCAATTCGATCCAGTGCCCCGGCTACGACACCGAAGATTCGGCCAAAATCGTCGCAAATCTGCTGTTATTGGTGCACCAGCAGTGA
- a CDS encoding BatA domain-containing protein — MSFLNATLVLGTLAAVIPVVLHLIARREPKKVLFPSIAFLTKKFETNRSRMKVRRWWLLAMRIAAVAALAIALARPAIHRSLSITWLTIAMMVVVAIALLVMATVSMLKDKSRKVGYSLAALAALLVVIAVGWGGSTIASGPSVAIDSSGPIAIAIVVDNSLTSGWKTSNDDRIQRLRDTATWVISRLPRTSRVAVIDRSSTPAAFSLDVAGAMSKLEQLSPTSLSQPITARIDAAARLVRTSDLESRQVMVISDLASSTWNDAAMQADVGSTIEGDVSVTVFDLGSPEGTNVSLGIPKIADATPPQDAPVSLTVLAHLDTFSGPGEVASDGTSVTAELQVFETSASLPVVRDGEVVYPQASNVDRTTVKLSPGQSAEMLLTLPGLPLGTHHGRVRLLGEDGLAVDNERYFSIEVLPPTSVLVVSDYVEESDVLIGAISASSLLTAKEESEFAVERIGMNDLSVARLSDFKTIVLMDPSTEVATNSGVANYLAEGGNVLVCLGPNLTGYESSQRNEGWLPRMVLPWRVPEPGTFFEVVRANHPALKSLAEDTPWNDFEISQYWQIQTSPSDQVLIRYAGTDHPAMIERRVGDEANDMSGKLMVLTTPLVALTKTKRAWNRLFGLDPWPAWLLTRQTIEYLAGRSGEDAMTLVGQPKTIRLRNADEAQVEDSSGGRSRLQLFPPLGAAPVPIDINETTAEVTIADVASPGVYYLRGLKDVTSPGAGFTANFDSQSVNLRPIDPSGLDRVLGAGNYAYVRERDEIELIDQQAAKRISLASPAMLLALVVFLLEQVLGNRFYRSAS, encoded by the coding sequence ATGTCTTTCTTAAACGCCACTTTAGTCTTGGGAACGCTTGCCGCCGTCATTCCGGTGGTGCTGCATCTGATCGCACGCCGCGAGCCAAAGAAAGTATTGTTTCCGTCGATTGCGTTTCTAACTAAGAAGTTTGAAACGAATCGCAGTCGGATGAAGGTTCGACGGTGGTGGTTGTTGGCAATGAGGATCGCGGCCGTCGCCGCGCTAGCGATTGCCTTGGCGCGACCCGCGATCCATCGTTCATTGTCGATCACTTGGTTGACGATCGCGATGATGGTCGTCGTTGCGATCGCATTGCTGGTCATGGCAACGGTGTCGATGTTAAAAGACAAGTCTCGAAAGGTTGGCTACTCGCTCGCTGCACTCGCGGCGCTATTGGTCGTGATCGCGGTCGGTTGGGGAGGCTCAACGATTGCTTCGGGTCCTTCGGTAGCCATCGATTCGTCGGGCCCCATCGCAATCGCGATCGTGGTCGACAACTCATTAACGTCAGGTTGGAAAACTTCCAACGATGATCGAATCCAGCGCTTGCGAGACACCGCCACATGGGTCATTTCCAGGTTGCCTCGCACCAGCCGAGTTGCCGTTATCGATCGTTCGAGCACACCAGCGGCTTTTTCTTTAGACGTCGCCGGTGCGATGTCCAAGCTCGAGCAGCTATCGCCCACTTCGTTGTCGCAGCCAATTACCGCACGCATCGATGCCGCGGCAAGGCTAGTGCGAACGAGCGATCTTGAGAGTCGCCAAGTGATGGTGATTTCGGACCTTGCATCGAGCACGTGGAACGACGCAGCCATGCAGGCCGACGTGGGCAGCACGATTGAAGGTGATGTTTCGGTGACGGTATTTGATCTCGGATCGCCCGAAGGGACCAACGTTTCGTTAGGAATCCCCAAGATTGCTGATGCCACCCCGCCCCAAGATGCTCCGGTCTCTTTGACGGTATTGGCTCACTTGGATACCTTTTCCGGCCCCGGTGAAGTGGCAAGTGACGGTACATCGGTCACGGCTGAATTGCAGGTGTTCGAGACCTCCGCCAGCTTGCCTGTTGTACGTGATGGCGAAGTGGTTTATCCCCAGGCATCCAACGTCGATCGCACCACCGTAAAGCTGTCGCCCGGCCAGTCAGCGGAGATGTTGCTGACGTTACCCGGGCTTCCATTGGGCACGCATCATGGCCGAGTTCGGCTCTTGGGCGAGGACGGTTTAGCGGTCGACAACGAACGCTACTTTTCTATCGAGGTGTTGCCGCCCACCAGCGTATTGGTCGTTAGCGATTATGTTGAAGAATCGGATGTTTTGATCGGGGCGATCTCTGCGTCGTCGTTGTTGACTGCGAAGGAAGAGTCCGAGTTCGCGGTCGAGCGGATTGGGATGAATGACTTGTCGGTTGCACGGCTCTCTGATTTTAAGACGATCGTTTTGATGGATCCGTCAACGGAAGTGGCGACGAATTCAGGAGTCGCAAACTACTTAGCCGAAGGCGGGAATGTTCTGGTTTGCTTAGGTCCGAACTTGACCGGCTATGAATCATCGCAACGCAACGAAGGCTGGCTTCCGCGGATGGTCTTGCCCTGGCGAGTACCCGAACCCGGTACCTTCTTTGAAGTGGTTCGCGCGAATCATCCGGCACTCAAGTCGTTGGCCGAGGACACACCTTGGAACGACTTTGAAATTTCGCAGTACTGGCAGATCCAAACATCGCCATCGGACCAAGTCCTCATTCGCTATGCCGGTACCGATCACCCCGCAATGATCGAGCGACGTGTTGGCGACGAAGCGAACGATATGTCGGGCAAGTTGATGGTGCTAACGACACCGCTAGTCGCGTTAACAAAAACGAAACGAGCGTGGAACCGATTGTTTGGTCTCGATCCGTGGCCAGCGTGGTTGTTGACTCGACAAACCATTGAGTACCTCGCTGGCCGAAGTGGCGAAGACGCAATGACATTGGTCGGGCAACCCAAAACCATTCGACTGCGAAACGCCGACGAAGCGCAAGTGGAAGATAGTTCAGGCGGGCGATCTCGTTTGCAGTTGTTCCCGCCATTGGGGGCAGCGCCCGTGCCGATCGATATCAATGAAACCACCGCCGAAGTCACGATTGCAGATGTGGCTTCGCCAGGTGTGTACTACCTACGTGGATTGAAAGACGTCACTTCTCCCGGGGCCGGGTTCACGGCAAACTTCGATTCGCAGTCGGTCAACTTAAGGCCTATCGATCCGTCAGGCCTCGATCGCGTTCTTGGTGCGGGGAACTATGCGTACGTTCGCGAGCGGGACGAAATTGAATTGATCGATCAACAAGCGGCCAAGCGGATTTCGCTCGCCTCACCTGCAATGCTGCTCGCGTTAGTGGTGTTCTTGCTTGAACAGGTGCTAGGTAATCGCTTCTACAGATCAGCGTCCTGA
- a CDS encoding DUF58 domain-containing protein, translating to MTALLSPESLQQIKRLDLRARMVVRGFLQGLHSSPFQGFSVQFSEHRRYNRGDDPRLIDWLVYAKTDKYFVKRFEAETNLTGYLVMDLSKSMGFTQSGAMTKFEYCTCLAAALTYLMNMQQDPVGLITFDEKMKALLPARSRRGHLGDVLAQLARLQPTGRTNLPASLIQLAAMLKQHSLVMLFSDLLPSDTGENDVDEVISSLARLRHGGNDVIVFHVMDEAEVTFPYDGPVQFEDAESGETISVDATGFRDDYLKQVEEFRERYRQGCYSLQVDYVPLDTSMPFDKALTEYLLQRQRSG from the coding sequence ATGACCGCCCTGCTCTCTCCCGAATCGCTACAGCAAATCAAACGGCTCGATCTGCGCGCTCGAATGGTCGTACGTGGGTTCTTGCAGGGCTTGCACTCGAGCCCTTTTCAGGGCTTCTCGGTACAGTTCAGTGAACATCGTCGCTACAACCGCGGTGATGATCCTCGCCTAATTGATTGGCTCGTTTACGCGAAGACGGACAAGTACTTCGTCAAACGGTTTGAGGCCGAGACCAATTTGACTGGGTACCTCGTCATGGATCTGTCCAAGTCGATGGGGTTCACGCAAAGCGGTGCGATGACGAAGTTCGAATATTGCACGTGCTTGGCCGCTGCTTTGACGTACTTAATGAACATGCAGCAAGACCCCGTCGGGTTGATTACGTTTGACGAGAAGATGAAGGCACTGTTGCCTGCTCGCAGTCGACGTGGGCACCTGGGGGACGTGCTCGCTCAGTTGGCGCGGCTTCAGCCGACCGGGCGAACAAACTTGCCAGCTTCGTTGATTCAATTGGCTGCGATGTTGAAGCAACACTCATTGGTGATGTTGTTTTCCGATTTATTGCCCAGCGATACGGGCGAAAACGACGTCGACGAAGTGATTTCATCGCTGGCACGCTTACGTCATGGTGGCAATGATGTGATCGTCTTTCACGTGATGGACGAAGCGGAAGTGACGTTTCCCTATGATGGCCCGGTACAATTTGAGGATGCCGAGAGTGGTGAAACGATCTCGGTCGACGCAACCGGTTTTCGCGATGACTATTTGAAGCAAGTCGAAGAGTTTCGCGAGCGGTACCGTCAAGGTTGCTATAGCCTGCAAGTGGACTACGTGCCGCTCGATACGAGCATGCCGTTCGACAAAGCACTGACGGAATATCTGCTGCAACGACAAAGGAGTGGCTGA
- the recJ gene encoding single-stranded-DNA-specific exonuclease RecJ, with the protein MRRKWRVIPHDSSRVDLLIREARVPAVVAQLLVSRGVYTADAASAFLDTKLMGLRPPESLPGVPEATAILVPAIADQTPIVIYGDYDCDGMTGAAILVNGIRLLGGNVSYHVPNRLEDGYGLNAEAIRKLAARGKKIIVSVDCGITSVDHAELCKELGVTLVITDHHTIGERLPDAAAIVHPRLPGTTYPFGELCGAGVAFKLAWAICQEVAGSKKVTEPMRRYLMQSLTLAGIGTIADVVPLLDENRILVEHGLKMLRAEPLPGLKELMTVAGLDNAGTLDSESISFTLAPRLNAAGRLGQAQLAVELLTCPAGDRAKALAEYIHELNSSRDTLQRSVYLAAQKQIKNEFDADGDSALVCAGVGWHQGVIGVVAGRLAEKYAKPVIVLSLDSAGKTEAVGSGRIGGTNVDLYQALAECSERLVRFGGHKAAAGLTIDEREINNFRGDFCEAIAKQWADNEVVPEIVIDAEASLGQLSLETLAQMEMLAPFGAGNPRPVLYCSGVEVDEPASLMGKTQRHLSVKLRQGSKVIRAVAFNASDWCDDLNAVEGPFEIAYRPVINEFRGFRKVEIHLVDWRPPNKPVAV; encoded by the coding sequence ATGCGGCGTAAATGGCGGGTCATTCCCCACGACTCCTCGCGAGTCGATTTACTGATCCGCGAAGCTCGCGTGCCGGCCGTTGTCGCTCAGTTGCTCGTTAGCCGCGGTGTCTACACCGCTGATGCAGCAAGCGCGTTTCTTGATACGAAACTGATGGGACTGCGCCCGCCTGAATCGCTGCCAGGGGTTCCTGAAGCCACCGCGATTCTTGTGCCTGCGATCGCTGATCAAACCCCAATCGTCATCTATGGCGATTACGACTGCGACGGAATGACCGGCGCCGCGATCTTGGTTAACGGCATACGACTGCTCGGTGGCAACGTAAGCTATCACGTTCCCAATCGGCTCGAAGACGGATACGGCCTCAACGCCGAAGCGATTCGCAAACTAGCGGCTCGTGGCAAGAAGATTATCGTTTCCGTCGACTGCGGCATCACCAGCGTCGATCACGCAGAGCTATGCAAAGAGCTTGGCGTCACCTTGGTCATCACCGACCACCACACCATTGGAGAACGATTACCAGACGCAGCAGCCATCGTTCACCCGCGTCTACCCGGTACGACGTACCCGTTTGGTGAACTGTGCGGCGCGGGGGTGGCTTTCAAACTTGCCTGGGCAATTTGCCAAGAAGTGGCTGGCTCGAAGAAGGTCACCGAGCCAATGCGTCGTTACCTGATGCAATCGCTAACCCTGGCAGGCATCGGAACCATTGCTGATGTGGTGCCACTTCTCGACGAGAATCGGATCCTGGTCGAACACGGACTAAAGATGCTACGGGCGGAACCGCTGCCCGGATTGAAAGAACTAATGACCGTTGCGGGTCTCGACAATGCTGGCACGCTTGATTCAGAAAGCATTTCGTTCACGCTTGCCCCACGACTCAACGCGGCCGGCCGCCTCGGGCAAGCTCAACTCGCGGTTGAACTATTAACGTGCCCCGCCGGTGACCGGGCCAAAGCGCTGGCCGAATACATCCACGAACTCAACAGCAGTCGTGACACCTTGCAACGAAGCGTGTACTTGGCGGCCCAGAAACAAATCAAGAACGAGTTTGACGCCGATGGCGATTCCGCACTCGTGTGCGCGGGCGTAGGCTGGCACCAGGGCGTCATCGGAGTAGTGGCTGGCCGGCTCGCAGAGAAATACGCCAAACCTGTGATCGTGCTATCACTTGACTCCGCTGGCAAAACCGAAGCGGTCGGATCGGGTCGGATCGGCGGAACGAACGTTGATCTCTACCAAGCGCTGGCCGAATGCAGTGAACGCCTCGTACGCTTTGGTGGCCACAAGGCGGCGGCTGGGTTGACCATCGACGAGCGAGAAATCAACAACTTCCGAGGTGACTTCTGCGAGGCGATTGCGAAGCAATGGGCAGACAACGAAGTCGTTCCCGAGATCGTGATCGACGCTGAAGCGAGTTTGGGCCAGTTGAGTCTTGAAACCCTGGCGCAAATGGAAATGCTTGCCCCATTTGGTGCTGGCAATCCTCGCCCGGTGCTTTATTGCAGCGGCGTGGAAGTCGACGAACCAGCGAGCCTCATGGGAAAAACTCAACGTCACCTTAGCGTGAAGCTTCGACAAGGGTCGAAAGTGATTCGGGCCGTTGCGTTCAACGCCAGCGATTGGTGCGACGATCTGAATGCCGTGGAAGGCCCTTTTGAAATTGCTTACCGGCCTGTCATCAATGAGTTTCGCGGCTTTCGAAAAGTTGAAATTCATTTGGTCGACTGGCGACCTCCCAACAAGCCCGTCGCGGTTTAG